The genomic interval GTGCAATTGGCATTGTTGTATGTTTGTGACCAACAGGAGATTGGTATGAGAAACATAAGTTGGAATAGATAGACCTGTTTAGACCAGCAGTGCTCTTATATTTGGATTAATTTTTATAGAGAATTTGTTCCCTACTTTCTATTTGAcataatttgttattattatttattgtgataCTATTTAAATGCTTCTTAAATTAAAATGCAATGCCTTAAATATCCGATCTCCACTGTTTGTACTTATAGGCCATTCTGTTTGAGGAACAAATGGTACATTTCTGTGTAGTTTGATTAAAACTTAACAATGCCAATTGAGCATAGTTTCTTTTCCTAAAATCTGTATGTTTTTGGGACATAACATTGggatacagtgttaccccgggatacgaatgtgccgccttacgaaatttccgggttacgaaaaaatccaattgaaaaaaactgttccgggttacgaaggttatttcgggttacgaaagaaattttggtgcttttcggcgctttttcgcaccaaatcgcggcttttccccattagcgcctatggggtttcggcttgcgaaagcctttcgggttacgaaagcggcggcggaacgaattattttcgtaacccggggtaacactgtattccCATTCCCTACTAAGGTGTTAGGAGTTTCTGAAGCTGTACCTGGGCAGGAATACCCTTGGAAACTTCTTTAAAATATGGGCCTGAATAGTCTATTTCATCTCTTACAGGTACGTTATAGGGAGGATGGACAGCTGTATGCTGTGAAGCGTTCTGTGGAGCTGTTTCGAGGTGAGGGTGACAGGCAGCGGAAATTGGCAGAGGTGCGCAAACATGAACGTGTAGGGCACCATCCCAACTGTGTGAGCTTTATACAAGCCTGGGAGGAGCGCGGTCAGCTCTACATCCAGACAGAGTTGTGCCCAGGCAGTCTGCTGCAATACTGTGAGAAGTATGGGCCACTACCTGAATGGCAGGTGCGGGCCTTCCTCTGGGATTTGCTGCAGGGATTGCACCACCTACATGGCCGCAATCTTTTGCACATGGATGTCAAGCCAGCTAACATCTTCCTCTCATCTAGCAATGTCTGtaaactgggtgactttgggctcaTGCTGGAGCTGGACTGTGGAGATCTCAGTGATGCTCAAGAAGGGGATCCCCGTTATATGGCCCCTGAGTTGCTCCGTGGAGAATACACCAAGGCTGCTGACATCTTCAGGTGTGGGGTGAGATGGGAAGGAGGGGAGCTAAGATCTCTTGTGGCACTTGCTCCCCTGCCACATAATCCATTGCAGTGGAAACTGGTACTGTAGCCCAGTAATGCTGTGTTGGCCCTGTTCCTTTATCtctctgttttctcttccttctcagtCTTGGCATAACCATTTTAGAGATTGCCTGCAACATGGAGCTCCCCAATGGAGGTGAAGGATGGCAGCAGCTGCGACAGGGTTATCTGCCCCCTGAGTTCACTGCAGGTGAGTGGAAGCAACAGATACAGTAGTATTGACCAGAGCAAGACACAGTCAATCCCCAGATGGAGAAGTGGCTGTTGAAAACAGAAGGGTTGAGGGAAAGAGCTGGTGACCTGGAAAATCCAATATGCTGAAAGAAGCATATTCCTGCCCTTTTCAGATCTTTCTTCTGAACTGCGGACACTTCTGGCTGCCATGTTGGAACCCAGCCCTCTTCTCCGACCCTCAGTTGAGACACTGCTTGCTTCCAGCCTCATGCAAAAGACAGCAAGATGGCGGAAGTTGATGCTTCTGGCACAATCTGGGATCCAGCGGGGAGTTTCCATGTGCAAAGTGAGCATGGATTTCACCTGTGATAATCACAGTACTAATCTACAGTTGCCCTCAACTGCACTTTTCACAGCACTCTCAGGTTACTCTTTCTTTGCACTGTGTTGATAACTTGCAGCCCCTTCCTATTTCAGCCACAGTTTCCTTCTCAAAAaggttgtttgttttcttatgtgTGAATCAGACTGAGACAGTTCCATGTACTCTTACTGAATGATTAAATCTGTTTTTGTTACTGTCATTGTTTTGCTTTGGGGTTATGCCAGTCTCTATGGCAttgcctttttgttttgtatGAGAAAATGTCGCTGTTCACTGTCATTGTGTGGTGTAGGGGCCCTTTTCTGGGCTCTCTGTTCCTGAATACTCAGTATATGACTCTTCCCTTCTACTCATTCCAGACTCTCCTTAGGTTCATGCAGTGGGTCTGGGAGACTGTATGCAGCCCAGCTCactggctgctgttctggcaTCAGAATGTTCCAGTTACACCTCCACATTCACCCCTTGTTCTACCCTTGCAAGACAGCAGTCTTTCTAGTGACTGGGGTGAAGAGGAAGATGGGAATATCGAAGAGAGCCTTGGTGAAGATGGCTTTTTGCTCTCAGGCACAGTTGGGCATCACAACCACACTTGTCCTGTAGAGCTGCACTCCTCAGACAGGTAAGTGGGTTACACTTGAAGTGAGAGAAAGCGTGCTTACTATTTTCTAGCACTAGCTACCTCCAGACTGAGAGTAGGTGTGATCCAAGAGGCCAGTTCAAAGATAGCTGCATAATTTTACCAAATGTTAAGAGTCTGGTGCAAAGCCTGAAGTAAGCAAACAGTCTACCAGGAAAGATAATTGCATCCCTTCTTGGAAATTCAGGCTCACTAGCCAGTCTGAGCTGATAGGCCCTTCAAGCCAATTTTAACAtcaaataaaacatcaaaaaacTATAAGGTGTTAGTGTGTTATAGTGGATGGTATATTGGACAATCCCCTTGGGTCGGGTCCCTAACAGAAGTGCACTGAGTGATCTTTGGTATTGTAATTTTTTCTTAGCTTTTTTTTATATCTTGCAGAGTGGTTGTGAGTTTTAAAAGCATAGGAAGCACAATAAAAGTAACTCAGCCTTATGGAGCAAGGTGCTACCCCTTAAATTACTGCAGTGAAATAGGACCACAGAAACCCAGTCCATCAACCATACTTCAATACAAAGTCCATCAAATGATTCAGTTTATTAACTGCATCTCCAACCTATATtgtttattctgtattgtttgtttaattgGATCAGTGTTTTACCAAGTGTTGAACATCTGTCTAGTTTTAGTGTAGCAATTTTATTTCAGCTTATTTTTCAATTCTCTTTTGAGATTTTGTTTGTTATGATGTTAGCCCCTTTGAACTTGTTTTAGGAAGGAAGGGCAGCATAAGTGACCTAGGAGAGAATTTTTTCCTGACATTAACTGTAATGAATTAGACCTATAATATTAAGCAAGTCACTAGTCGTCTTTGAGAAAGCATTAGGTTCTGATCCTGATCCAACATATTACCTGTATTTCTGGCAATTCTTGAATTCCATAAACAGAGGCGTGGGTCAGTTTTTTCTTGACCTTTGGTTCTCTCAAAGTTGAGACCAATTTACAGCTTTCATAAAATTATTTGgcttcatttgagaagtggtgatGTGTGTTGCTCATGTGACTCAAAATCTTTATCTCAAATAATTTGTGGCTTTATCtcaaataatatgtattttaCTTCTATAAAATAACTATCCATTCCAAACATAGAAGTTGCTGTTCTTTGCAGCTATTCCTAATTTCAGATTATATTTTTTGTGAATGATAGATGCTGAAAGTTGGGAGGACAGGTGACTAGACCACTTCCTTTTCTAACTGGGGTGCATGTAGAACATTGTCAGTTCAAGCATGTGTGCACACAATCAGTTTGGGAAGCTAGTCTGCATTCTTAACAtgtttctgaatttttttctggCTTCTGCTAGCTCCAGGAAATAAAAGATAATGATTTGCAAACACTGATAACATCCAAATTGTTACTATTCCAGACAGCCTGATTCCCCACTCCTGAACAGATGCCCATGTGTAGGAAGCACCTCAACACCACGACATCCCTCACCCCAGCAGACTGGTGGCAGAAAGAACAGGTGAGCTGTTCAGAAATTGTAATTGTGCTCCTGGTGGTTTTCATACAAGCCTCTGCAGACAAACGTGAATGTACAAAATCATGTCTAGGCTTTTTTGTGACTCAGCTGGTGAGCAGCTATGTACACTCAGCTGATTTCTCATAAATGTATCTTAAATATTGTAGAAGATGCAATTTTCTCAACACTAAAGCTTTGTCAACATTTCCTTACTGTGAAGCTCACCCCATTTTTAATGATTTCTTGCAGGTCTTTGGTACTCCCAGATAGTCCCAACCTCAGCTTCATCAGCCCAAAGTCTACAAACAGCAGCCCTATGTCATCAGACCTACTGCCTGTGAATGGTCTGCGACGCACACTAACTTTTGaggatgatgaagaggaggatgaatGGGAAGCAGTTGATCCCCAGTGCTCAAATCAATGTTCCACCTTTGAACCAAAAAACCTGCTGAGCTTGTTTGAGGATTCCATGGCATCTGAGCAGAAGTGTCAGAGCTGAGGGGGACTTAGGGTCTTTAGTTACTAATTTGTTTAGGCCTTTGTGGGTACATAGCGAAACTCCTCTAAGTGTGTTAACATATGTAGCCAGCATACTGAGGAGGTGAGCTGTGACATAGAACTAAGGCTAGTTATGGGGAAGcaggactttttaaaatactgctcCGTTCATCTCTTCTCTGCTTGAACCCCATAGTGATGCTATTTTTGAGACTCTTGCATTCAAGGGTCCTAAGCAGCATCTgctggaaggcagtagaaagcaAATAGTTCCCATCAGAGATCATTTGAGGGAAACCAATGTCCCTCTTTTATGTGGGGATGTGGGTTCAATATATAATGTACACATTTCTTTTTAAGTTTTGTCCTCTCTTGTTTGCATATCAGGGATATGCTGCCATTTGTGTGACTGGGATATGGTAACTTTCTCTTCCATTCTGGAGTTTTACAAAGGTGGCAGCTGTAGGATTTGACAATAAAAGCATTTACAAACTTTCACTGAATGTAGTGTGTTTCTCTTCCTTAGATATGATTTGATCATTGTCCCAAGTTGGAGCCTCATAATAAAAGACCAATATGAGGGATGGCTATTGAGAACCAAATCAAATCTGTAAAAAGGGAAGCCAGTTCTTACAAACACCTTTCCATTGAAACAATCTATACAAGTCAGTGaagtttttgctttgcttttaaaataactgaaTGAGAAGCCTTGAACATAAAAGCTGTGTTGCTGACATCTCAAAAGTATTGATAGTGCCAACTAGTGGCTTTGAACTAGGCACAGCTAGTTAAAATTCTGTTCATAAGGTATTTGTATCTAATGTATTCCAGTTGTCTTCAATGTTTCCAGTAAAAACACAGGAACTTGTGCAGCCTAACtagaggaaaagaagagacagTATGTTTTGATGCTGGGCAAAGTTTGTCCTGTCAAATTAGATTTTATCATACACATTCTTACTCTACTTGACCTGACTGGTTCTATAACTTTATGCTATAATTGTAACTGGATTCTTGTTTTCTAGGTCTTAATTAATGAAAATAACAAGTGGAATTAGAATTCCACTTACCAGCTTGCTAAAACTGGTTCAATCCCAATACAGAAAATGAGTAAGTAGGGATACATGGAAAGGAACTGTTCAAACTACTAACTTTCTAGTTAGTCATACATTATATCCATTGATAGTAATGAAATTACTGAAGTACAATTAATTCCACTGCTTTTAATAAGATTAATCACTAAGTTGTGAACTGTAATCTCCTGAttcttctgaatatttttaaaacaagagttGAGTGCTTTAAGCACAATAAAATACACTTGACCTGAGCCACAGGCGATCATTTTCACCTCTTAGGAGTCAGGAGTCTGTCGGACTCACAACTTGTTCGGAGAGAATGGCCAGTGGTCAAGAGATCATGGGAGTGGTAATCCAATATCTGGGCAGCTGCAGGTTCCCACCTCTAAAAACTGACCCAAATGTAGTGCCATGGACAAAACTATTAGGATCTGGCATGTTAAACAGCAGAAGGCATCAGACTGAAACCTGGGGAGTTATCTTGTACACAGTatgaagaaacaacaacacagaa from Sceloporus undulatus isolate JIND9_A2432 ecotype Alabama chromosome 6, SceUnd_v1.1, whole genome shotgun sequence carries:
- the PKMYT1 gene encoding membrane-associated tyrosine- and threonine-specific cdc2-inhibitory kinase isoform X1 — encoded protein: MPVALDCAEAESQLIHTPLPVPAFFREAECSFSVKRARQPLSYTLPPRPRHKSTLTVSRIFSDRRLQPWTKLQPRSVSFHGEKRQEPPLRSRLYDPTKRELFFRQCFQQLSCLGRGSFGEVYKVRYREDGQLYAVKRSVELFRGEGDRQRKLAEVRKHERVGHHPNCVSFIQAWEERGQLYIQTELCPGSLLQYCEKYGPLPEWQVRAFLWDLLQGLHHLHGRNLLHMDVKPANIFLSSSNVCKLGDFGLMLELDCGDLSDAQEGDPRYMAPELLRGEYTKAADIFSLGITILEIACNMELPNGGEGWQQLRQGYLPPEFTADLSSELRTLLAAMLEPSPLLRPSVETLLASSLMQKTARWRKLMLLAQSGIQRGVSMCKTLLRFMQWVWETVCSPAHWLLFWHQNVPVTPPHSPLVLPLQDSSLSSDWGEEEDGNIEESLGEDGFLLSGTVGHHNHTCPVELHSSDRQPDSPLLNRCPCVGSTSTPRHPSPQQTGGRKNRSLVLPDSPNLSFISPKSTNSSPMSSDLLPVNGLRRTLTFEDDEEEDEWEAVDPQCSNQCSTFEPKNLLSLFEDSMASEQKCQS
- the PKMYT1 gene encoding membrane-associated tyrosine- and threonine-specific cdc2-inhibitory kinase isoform X2, with amino-acid sequence MGLNSLFHLLQVRYREDGQLYAVKRSVELFRGEGDRQRKLAEVRKHERVGHHPNCVSFIQAWEERGQLYIQTELCPGSLLQYCEKYGPLPEWQVRAFLWDLLQGLHHLHGRNLLHMDVKPANIFLSSSNVCKLGDFGLMLELDCGDLSDAQEGDPRYMAPELLRGEYTKAADIFSLGITILEIACNMELPNGGEGWQQLRQGYLPPEFTADLSSELRTLLAAMLEPSPLLRPSVETLLASSLMQKTARWRKLMLLAQSGIQRGVSMCKTLLRFMQWVWETVCSPAHWLLFWHQNVPVTPPHSPLVLPLQDSSLSSDWGEEEDGNIEESLGEDGFLLSGTVGHHNHTCPVELHSSDRQPDSPLLNRCPCVGSTSTPRHPSPQQTGGRKNRSLVLPDSPNLSFISPKSTNSSPMSSDLLPVNGLRRTLTFEDDEEEDEWEAVDPQCSNQCSTFEPKNLLSLFEDSMASEQKCQS